One stretch of Chroococcidiopsis sp. CCMEE 29 DNA includes these proteins:
- a CDS encoding ISAs1 family transposase yields the protein MGTLSGCRGYQALEDFGVRHYQALNAKLELAVNRLPSDTTFRRILQRLDFHLLAQQFQQWASRAINTQPHEWVPIDGKSIKGTVSEPQTAYQNFVSLVSVYSSKLGAVVATQQFESKTTSELTVVQTLLEELHLEGVVFTLDALHCQKKLLS from the coding sequence ATGGGCACCCTGAGTGGGTGTCGAGGTTATCAAGCTCTCGAAGACTTCGGGGTGCGCCACTATCAAGCTTTAAATGCGAAATTAGAATTGGCGGTTAATCGCCTGCCATCCGACACCACCTTTCGGCGAATTTTGCAACGGCTCGATTTTCATCTGTTAGCACAGCAGTTTCAGCAATGGGCTAGCCGCGCTATCAATACCCAGCCGCATGAGTGGGTGCCGATTGATGGCAAGAGCATTAAAGGGACTGTCAGTGAGCCACAAACAGCTTACCAAAACTTCGTCAGTTTGGTTTCGGTCTACAGCAGCAAACTTGGAGCCGTGGTAGCTACCCAGCAGTTTGAATCCAAAACGACCAGTGAGTTGACAGTGGTACAAACCTTACTTGAGGAGTTGCACCTCGAAGGAGTAGTGTTTACCCTGGATGCACTGCACTGTCAAAAAAAACTACTGAGCTGA
- a CDS encoding transposase, which translates to MSGLASAQESLISKPTITLALSLLRRLNLHIGIREYWGIENRLHWVKDVIFGEDAAPFRDYNAATNWSLIRTLVINIARTCGYDSLTKAERFLAHDIDKLIRLLE; encoded by the coding sequence TTGAGCGGATTGGCATCCGCTCAGGAAAGCCTTATCAGCAAACCAACTATTACATTAGCTCTGTCTTTACTTCGGCGTCTGAATTTGCACATAGGGATTCGCGAATACTGGGGGATTGAAAATCGTCTGCATTGGGTTAAAGATGTCATCTTTGGGGAAGATGCCGCTCCCTTTAGGGACTATAATGCTGCCACTAACTGGTCTCTCATCCGCACGCTCGTCATTAATATCGCTCGTACGTGTGGCTATGATTCCCTCACTAAAGCTGAGCGTTTTCTCGCCCATGACATCGACAAGCTGATTCGCCTTCTAGAATAA
- a CDS encoding glutathione S-transferase family protein has product MIALYDFTLSGNCYKVRLMLALLGLEYKAIPVNLKEGEHREAEFLKRHPFGKVPVLVDDNTVIWDSQAILVYLAHQYGDEDWLPSDPESMGKIMQWLSVAAQLITESFAVARRYFLTKTPVDIDVAQKKAYELLYVFENHLRDRSWLECDRATIADIACFPYIALAADGKIALDAYPNVVVWIERIKQHPGYVGMPGLS; this is encoded by the coding sequence ATGATCGCGCTATATGACTTCACCCTGTCGGGAAACTGCTACAAAGTGCGACTGATGCTGGCACTCCTAGGTTTGGAGTACAAAGCGATTCCGGTCAACTTGAAAGAGGGTGAGCATAGGGAAGCGGAATTTCTCAAGCGACATCCATTCGGCAAGGTTCCGGTTCTGGTGGATGACAACACTGTAATTTGGGATTCTCAAGCAATTCTGGTCTATTTGGCTCATCAGTATGGAGATGAAGATTGGTTGCCAAGCGACCCAGAATCAATGGGCAAGATTATGCAATGGCTATCGGTTGCGGCTCAGTTGATCACTGAAAGCTTTGCAGTGGCTCGGCGGTACTTCCTGACCAAAACTCCGGTAGATATTGATGTTGCTCAAAAGAAGGCATACGAGCTGCTTTATGTGTTTGAGAACCATTTGCGCGATCGCAGCTGGCTGGAGTGCGATCGCGCCACGATCGCGGACATTGCCTGCTTTCCCTACATTGCGCTCGCTGCCGATGGAAAAATCGCGTTGGATGCTTATCCGAATGTAGTTGTATGGATTGAGCGCATTAAGCAGCATCCAGGCTATGTCGGCATGCCAGGATTGTCGTGA
- a CDS encoding IS1 family transposase yields the protein MTVWLPVQCPHCHSKEVIKNGKSAEGKQRYRCQNENCPYRTFILNQTYPGRSRQVKQQIVEMTLTAVVFETLHGFYVLAPLL from the coding sequence ATGACTGTATGGCTCCCAGTGCAATGTCCACATTGTCATAGTAAAGAGGTAATTAAGAATGGAAAATCAGCAGAGGGGAAGCAACGCTACCGCTGCCAGAACGAGAATTGCCCTTATCGCACTTTTATCCTGAATCAAACTTATCCAGGACGAAGCAGGCAAGTCAAACAGCAAATCGTGGAGATGACACTTACGGCAGTGGTGTTCGAGACATTGCACGGGTTTTACGTGTTAGCCCCACTACTGTAA
- a CDS encoding dual specificity protein phosphatase family protein, with amino-acid sequence MYKFSAASESELIVFGSARPRYSNEKVNEWTEFMQSQEIKRVCCLLPESQLARYSNLLDVYRQIFGINQVCWAPIEDFYFADPGLLIHQILPFLATANQKNERVVVHCSGGIGRTGHVLAAWLVAGRGFSNKAAIAAVKQTGRNPYEAVIAAPFKGRNPWKVAAELDLLLNECNRLRGKLA; translated from the coding sequence ATGTATAAATTTTCCGCTGCTTCAGAGAGTGAACTCATCGTGTTTGGCTCTGCCCGCCCCAGATACAGCAACGAGAAAGTCAACGAGTGGACTGAGTTTATGCAGAGCCAAGAGATCAAGCGGGTCTGCTGTTTGCTCCCCGAATCTCAACTCGCTCGCTATTCCAATCTGCTTGACGTTTATCGACAAATTTTTGGGATTAACCAAGTGTGCTGGGCACCGATCGAAGACTTCTACTTTGCCGATCCTGGTCTACTGATTCATCAAATTTTACCGTTCTTAGCGACTGCTAATCAGAAAAATGAGAGGGTTGTTGTTCATTGCTCGGGTGGAATTGGGCGCACGGGACACGTTCTAGCCGCTTGGCTGGTGGCTGGACGAGGGTTCTCCAATAAAGCAGCGATCGCAGCCGTTAAGCAAACTGGGAGAAATCCCTATGAAGCAGTCATCGCTGCTCCTTTCAAGGGACGCAATCCTTGGAAAGTTGCAGCGGAACTTGATCTACTATTGAACGAATGCAATCGATTAAGAGGCAAGTTAGCTTGA
- a CDS encoding AraC family transcriptional regulator, with amino-acid sequence MSSQSALHPANVVQPEWVLSSQSLHSGRFTIEHQVQPTGECVISGGLTHHVLVFELSNVSRQVIRIDGREHDNSLRQADLLLIPAEIPFFSACEATDEVLAFIIDPIFLEQLSLAANCPQARPIELISKFKHRDLQIEGIVQSIQREMQTAEWGSRLYLDSLTNLLAIHLLRHYTSQRLKRSKPEPGLGESKLNQVLDYINAHLEQEIQLVDLAQVVNFNPCYFASLFKRSMGISPWQYIVQQRVERAKQLLKQHNHSISQIALQCGFNSQSHFTYQFRKLTRVTPNAYRNR; translated from the coding sequence ATGTCTTCTCAATCAGCCCTTCATCCAGCGAACGTCGTTCAACCCGAATGGGTGTTGTCTAGCCAAAGCCTCCACTCCGGAAGGTTCACCATTGAGCATCAGGTTCAGCCCACTGGTGAATGTGTAATATCAGGCGGATTGACACATCATGTTCTGGTGTTTGAGCTGAGTAATGTTTCCCGTCAAGTGATCCGCATTGATGGGCGAGAGCATGATAACTCATTACGTCAAGCTGATCTCTTGTTGATTCCTGCCGAAATTCCTTTCTTCAGTGCTTGCGAGGCAACGGATGAAGTTCTGGCATTTATCATCGATCCAATTTTTCTGGAGCAACTGTCATTGGCAGCAAATTGTCCTCAAGCCAGACCAATTGAGCTAATCAGCAAATTCAAGCATCGCGATCTACAAATTGAAGGAATTGTGCAATCCATCCAACGCGAAATGCAGACGGCGGAGTGGGGAAGTAGATTGTATCTTGATTCCTTAACAAACCTTCTAGCGATTCATCTACTGCGACACTATACGTCACAGCGGCTGAAACGATCAAAGCCTGAACCAGGGCTAGGTGAGTCGAAGTTAAACCAAGTATTGGACTATATCAATGCCCATCTTGAACAAGAGATTCAGCTAGTTGATTTGGCTCAAGTAGTCAACTTCAACCCCTGCTACTTTGCGAGTCTTTTCAAGCGATCAATGGGGATTTCTCCTTGGCAGTATATCGTGCAGCAACGAGTGGAACGAGCCAAGCAGTTGTTGAAACAGCACAATCATTCAATTTCACAGATTGCGCTTCAGTGTGGCTTCAACAGCCAAAGTCACTTTACTTATCAGTTCCGCAAATTGACCAGGGTTACACCCAATGCGTATCGAAATCGTTGA
- a CDS encoding S41 family peptidase has product MQKTEFIRRLLLLITLLSLASCQFFNPSQRSERQLKANDVESAEQIDVSLDWFTSAQLKPADTVSASEAKAFINDVYQMLDDEIFDPAFKEEKRDQQLQELLALMDTKPSWSRAEVTEHISSQLKKLSVSHLKILDPVEGEKLFRIFEHKPLPNTTPEPAVSAEMRGEVGILRVKSFIVPLITKAKLAQAKAQLAQAKVILVDVRGNGGGVGSSISYLVEDIIGPDKVLWKDRTRKGLQQQEPYIFRGYFDDAINAEAKAEIELGKEYSYIEWRTRLEAQVDPRPHFILVDDRCGSSCDLFAGIIKDYGSAKILGVRTMGALFGGEAFRLRWQGFALVAPTLQVVSPKGHTIEGVGVKPDVEIPECASRGSQCLEKAIKIAGAAA; this is encoded by the coding sequence ATGCAAAAAACTGAGTTCATCAGAAGACTTTTGTTGCTGATTACGCTTTTAAGTTTGGCAAGCTGCCAATTCTTTAATCCTTCTCAGCGCAGTGAGCGACAGTTAAAAGCCAACGATGTAGAATCAGCCGAGCAGATAGATGTTTCCCTCGATTGGTTTACATCTGCTCAACTCAAGCCTGCTGATACCGTTTCTGCTTCAGAAGCAAAGGCATTCATCAATGATGTTTATCAAATGCTGGACGATGAAATCTTTGATCCTGCCTTCAAAGAAGAGAAGCGTGACCAACAACTGCAAGAACTCTTAGCCCTAATGGATACTAAGCCGAGTTGGTCGAGAGCAGAGGTGACTGAACACATCAGTAGTCAACTGAAAAAGCTCTCAGTGTCCCATCTGAAAATTTTAGATCCGGTAGAGGGTGAAAAATTATTTCGTATCTTTGAACACAAACCCCTGCCGAATACCACACCTGAGCCAGCCGTCTCAGCCGAAATGCGAGGAGAGGTTGGAATTCTCCGAGTCAAGAGCTTCATCGTTCCGCTCATTACCAAAGCAAAGCTGGCTCAAGCAAAAGCTCAACTGGCTCAAGCCAAGGTTATTCTCGTTGATGTCCGTGGCAATGGTGGCGGAGTAGGATCAAGCATCAGCTACCTGGTTGAGGACATCATTGGTCCTGATAAAGTGCTTTGGAAAGATAGAACTCGTAAAGGGCTACAGCAACAAGAGCCATATATTTTTCGAGGCTATTTTGACGATGCAATCAATGCAGAAGCAAAAGCAGAAATTGAGCTTGGAAAGGAATATTCCTACATCGAGTGGCGCACGCGATTAGAAGCCCAAGTAGATCCGAGACCTCACTTTATTCTAGTTGATGATCGGTGCGGGTCATCCTGTGACCTGTTTGCGGGAATTATCAAAGACTACGGTTCTGCAAAAATTTTGGGAGTTCGCACAATGGGCGCACTTTTTGGAGGGGAGGCTTTTAGATTAAGATGGCAGGGCTTTGCTCTCGTTGCTCCAACGCTTCAAGTCGTTTCGCCGAAAGGACACACCATCGAAGGGGTGGGAGTTAAACCCGATGTTGAGATTCCTGAATGTGCGAGCCGTGGTAGCCAGTGTCTTGAGAAAGCGATCAAAATTGCAGGCGCAGCAGCATAA
- a CDS encoding LysR family transcriptional regulator: MELRHLHYFIAVAEELHFSRAAQRLCISQPPLSQQIRGLEDELGVKLFERTKRQVNLTEAGKVFLERSYLVLAQLEQAIKVTQRIGRGEIGQLAIGFVGSATYTVLPDILSVFREQFPAVELRLHELTTQEQIQALHHKQVDVGIVRSVIIEPGLSMECVLQESIVLALPETHPLSAQTKVSLSTLADELFILFPAKMGPIFHEQIINICQQAGFRPKVAQEAVQMQTIIGLVAAGLGIAFVPASLQNFHRSGVIYRPLQEQTPKTGLYLTWRQHDSSPVIRAFLSLARKTTQWELNRDDT, translated from the coding sequence ATGGAATTACGACACCTGCACTACTTCATCGCGGTGGCTGAGGAACTACACTTTAGTCGAGCAGCCCAGCGGTTGTGCATTTCCCAACCCCCGCTCAGTCAGCAGATTCGTGGTTTGGAAGATGAACTAGGAGTCAAGCTGTTTGAACGAACGAAGCGGCAAGTGAATCTAACTGAAGCAGGCAAAGTGTTTTTAGAGCGCTCCTACCTGGTGTTAGCGCAACTCGAACAGGCAATCAAAGTGACACAACGGATAGGGCGGGGTGAGATTGGACAGTTGGCAATCGGGTTTGTCGGCTCTGCAACGTATACCGTACTGCCAGATATTTTAAGTGTCTTTCGAGAACAGTTTCCTGCTGTAGAACTGCGATTGCATGAACTGACGACGCAAGAGCAAATTCAAGCCTTGCATCACAAACAGGTTGATGTTGGCATTGTTCGTTCTGTCATCATCGAGCCAGGTCTAAGTATGGAATGCGTTTTGCAAGAATCAATAGTATTGGCGTTGCCAGAAACCCATCCGCTCTCTGCCCAGACTAAAGTATCTCTCTCCACTTTGGCAGATGAATTATTTATCCTATTTCCCGCCAAAATGGGACCCATCTTTCACGAGCAGATTATTAACATTTGTCAACAAGCTGGATTTCGTCCGAAAGTTGCTCAGGAGGCAGTTCAGATGCAAACTATCATCGGCTTGGTTGCAGCAGGATTGGGCATCGCTTTCGTTCCCGCCTCCTTGCAAAACTTTCACAGAAGCGGAGTCATTTACAGACCCTTACAAGAGCAGACACCTAAAACCGGACTTTATCTTACTTGGCGGCAGCATGATTCCTCTCCAGTAATAAGAGCATTTCTCAGCTTGGCGCGGAAGACGACACAATGGGAGTTAAATCGTGATGATACGTGA
- a CDS encoding oxidoreductase: MNSDKNRVAPKVWLITGCSTGFGRALAEAVLKKGDYLLATAREPEQLRALIDHYPEIAKATRLDVTLAQDIQAVVDTAIATFGRIDVLVNNAGYGLIGALEEVNETDIRQQFETNFFGPLRLMRTVLPLMRQQGSGHIVNMSSTAGLVGFGGSSIYCGTKFALEGTSEALAKEVESFGIKVTLIEPGAFRTDFNGRSLAAAEQSIDAYAPVSGASLQWFKDMDGKQLGNPAKAAQAIIQAVESPRPPMRLALGTDAVSLIQEKLEWVKTDLDAWQQVTVSTDYTDRNSEVIVG, from the coding sequence ATGAACTCAGACAAAAATCGTGTCGCTCCTAAAGTTTGGTTGATTACAGGATGTTCAACAGGGTTCGGACGTGCCCTAGCAGAAGCTGTGTTGAAGAAGGGCGACTACCTGCTTGCTACTGCTCGCGAACCAGAGCAACTTCGCGCTTTGATTGACCACTATCCAGAGATCGCAAAGGCTACACGTCTGGATGTAACACTAGCCCAAGACATACAAGCAGTCGTTGATACAGCAATCGCCACGTTTGGTCGAATTGATGTACTAGTCAACAATGCTGGCTATGGACTAATTGGAGCACTCGAAGAAGTCAATGAGACCGATATTCGCCAACAGTTTGAAACCAACTTCTTTGGGCCACTCCGTTTGATGCGAACTGTCTTGCCTTTGATGCGTCAGCAAGGCAGCGGTCACATTGTCAATATGTCATCCACAGCAGGATTAGTGGGATTTGGTGGTAGCAGTATCTACTGTGGCACTAAATTTGCCCTGGAAGGCACGTCTGAAGCCCTGGCTAAAGAAGTCGAATCCTTTGGAATTAAAGTCACTTTAATTGAACCTGGAGCATTTCGCACAGACTTTAACGGACGTTCTCTGGCGGCAGCCGAACAATCCATTGATGCCTATGCTCCAGTGAGCGGTGCCTCGTTGCAGTGGTTTAAAGATATGGATGGTAAGCAACTTGGCAATCCAGCTAAAGCGGCGCAAGCCATCATTCAAGCTGTGGAAAGTCCTCGTCCACCGATGCGACTGGCATTAGGCACGGATGCCGTGAGCCTGATTCAGGAAAAACTGGAATGGGTCAAAACGGATTTGGATGCTTGGCAGCAGGTGACTGTAAGTACGGATTATACAGATAGGAACAGTGAGGTAATAGTTGGGTAG
- a CDS encoding NIPSNAP family protein produces the protein MIHTKTFLRVALVIVFIVVMNTTVGLSQTSSKGVKATASVIHQLRIYEIFDGNKMAFHERFRNHAMRIMARYSFKIVATWESRHHNRTELVYLLEWPDTETMKERWATFMADQEWAEIKKVTAEVHGPLVGDIEDRTLELTDYSPGGRLAN, from the coding sequence ATGATTCACACCAAGACATTTCTGCGTGTTGCTCTAGTCATAGTGTTCATTGTTGTCATGAACACCACTGTCGGCCTCTCACAAACCTCCAGCAAAGGTGTCAAAGCGACAGCCAGCGTCATCCATCAACTGCGCATCTACGAGATCTTCGACGGCAATAAAATGGCGTTCCACGAACGGTTCCGCAATCATGCTATGCGCATCATGGCGCGATACAGCTTCAAGATTGTGGCGACCTGGGAATCTCGGCACCATAACCGCACGGAGTTGGTCTATCTGCTCGAGTGGCCTGACACGGAAACGATGAAGGAGCGGTGGGCGACGTTCATGGCCGATCAAGAGTGGGCGGAGATCAAGAAGGTGACGGCTGAGGTGCATGGCCCGCTCGTCGGCGACATTGAGGATCGGACATTAGAGTTGACAGATTACTCGCCGGGCGGACGGCTGGCGAACTAA
- a CDS encoding IS1 family transposase (programmed frameshift) — MCEEPSERVCPTCSSEQVIKNGSVHNGKPKYQCKSCGRQFVINPTNSPVSEEIQQLIDRLLLERISLRGIARVTQVSWSWLQDYVNQKLARIPRQVKISGKPLGKLVIECDEMWSFVERKNNQVYIWLAIDRNSRKIVGCYIGDRTRKSAYKLWASLPEIYQQSAFAYTDFWQAYRTVIPPKRHRVVGKEIGLTNHIERLNNTFRQRVSRLVRESLSFSKKLNNHYRAIWYFVHGYNAELDRI; from the exons ATCTGTGAAGAACCTTCAGAACGAGTCTGTCCTACCTGTAGCTCTGAGCAGGTGATTAAAAATGGTTCAGTTCATAATGGCAAGCCAAAATATCAGTGTAAAAGCTGTGGTCGCCAATTTGTTATCAATCCTACTAACTCACCTGTTTCAGAGGAAATCCAGCAGCTGATTGATCGGCTCTTGCTTGAGAGGATATCATTGCGAGGAATTGCCAGGGTGACTCAAGTAAGTTGGTCTTGGTTACAAGATTATGTCAATCAGAAGCTAGCTCGAATTCCGCGCCAGGTCAAGATTTCAGGCAAACCACTTGGTAAATTGGTCATTGAATGCGATGAAATGTGGTCATTTGTTGAGCGCAAGAACAATCAGGTTTACATCTGGCTTGCAATTGATCGTAATTCGCGAAAAATTGTGGGGTGCTATATCGGAGACAGAACTAGAAAATCAGCCTATAAACTCTGGGCTTCTTTACCAGAGATTTACCAGCAATCTGCCTTCGCCTATACAGATTTTTGGCAGGCTTATAGAACAGTTATTCCCC CTAAACGTCATCGAGTTGTTGGTAAGGAAATAGGTCTTACTAATCATATTGAACGATTGAATAATACCTTCAGACAACGAGTTTCTCGGTTGGTGAGAGAAAGCCTATCGTTCTCTAAAAAGCTGAACAATCACTACCGAGCGATTTGGTACTTCGTTCATGGCTACAATGCAGAGCTAGACAGGATTTGA
- a CDS encoding TetR/AcrR family transcriptional regulator: MPRTPKENDRIRRATTEQILKTALSLFCEKGYHATSIGEIAQQADISKGLLYHYFTSKAEVLGALVDIRINDVLVVMNAAQTKLTPAAQIQHIAEGALADVRKQPDVFRFYLNLFSQPKLDPDIATYSQKLMDEQARQFEVQTEMFKKLGVKHPRQRSLYFSSILQGIMLMYSTYPTTFPLDAVKAQVIAEFCKEVEIEAR; this comes from the coding sequence ATGCCGCGCACTCCAAAAGAAAACGATCGCATCCGCCGCGCCACCACTGAGCAGATTCTTAAAACGGCATTGAGCTTGTTTTGTGAGAAGGGCTATCACGCGACCTCGATCGGGGAAATTGCTCAACAGGCAGATATCTCGAAAGGACTGCTCTATCACTACTTCACCAGTAAAGCAGAGGTGCTAGGTGCGCTGGTCGATATTCGCATCAACGACGTATTAGTGGTGATGAATGCGGCTCAAACAAAATTAACCCCTGCGGCACAGATCCAGCACATTGCTGAGGGCGCACTTGCAGATGTCCGTAAGCAACCAGATGTGTTTCGGTTTTATCTCAACTTGTTTAGCCAACCCAAACTTGACCCGGACATTGCAACTTACAGTCAGAAATTAATGGATGAGCAAGCCCGACAGTTTGAAGTGCAAACGGAGATGTTCAAGAAACTAGGCGTGAAGCATCCTCGACAACGATCGCTCTATTTCTCTTCAATCCTGCAAGGCATCATGTTGATGTATTCAACCTATCCTACAACCTTCCCGCTGGATGCAGTGAAGGCTCAAGTGATTGCGGAGTTTTGTAAGGAGGTAGAAATAGAGGCTAGATAG
- a CDS encoding transposase, whose product MRQDNGKKGEVYGFDGGKKVKGRKRHIVVDSQGFLIGVLVTEANASERLGAVVVLDEAKEKLSKLELIWVDSGYCGKNFANALKQVCGERVRVEVIERTAKMFERLPRRWIVERTFGWLNRFRRLSKDYEFYTQVSEAMIYGSLIRLMVKRLAS is encoded by the coding sequence ATCCGTCAAGACAACGGAAAAAAAGGGGAGGTCTACGGTTTCGACGGTGGCAAAAAGGTTAAGGGACGTAAGCGCCATATTGTCGTAGACTCGCAAGGATTCTTAATTGGGGTTCTGGTAACCGAAGCGAATGCCTCAGAACGATTAGGGGCAGTGGTTGTGCTGGATGAAGCAAAGGAAAAGCTGTCCAAATTAGAACTCATCTGGGTAGACTCTGGGTATTGTGGGAAGAACTTTGCCAATGCACTCAAGCAGGTCTGTGGTGAGCGAGTGCGGGTGGAAGTGATTGAACGAACCGCCAAGATGTTTGAGCGGTTGCCTAGGCGGTGGATTGTGGAACGGACATTCGGCTGGCTGAATCGATTTCGGCGGTTGAGCAAAGATTATGAGTTTTACACTCAAGTGAGTGAAGCGATGATTTATGGCTCATTAATTCGCCTTATGGTGAAGCGATTAGCTTCTTAA
- a CDS encoding IS630 family transposase codes for MKLKDARHLSAKAQEALRYRVVNAVESGMSKSEAARVFNVSRTAVHNWTKVVASSGATSLKARKRGPRASSRLLPHQAATAVRLMEQKCPDALGLPFYLWTREAVQQFLAQRYELSVSVWTIGRYLKKWGFTPQKPLRRAYEQDRKAVQYWLETEYPQICRKAHQEKAQIHWGDEMGVRSDYQAGRSYGRTGQTPVVLGTGKRFSCNMISTITNRGKLYFKLFTQRFDAALMLDFLRRLIRQCDQKVFLIVDSHPVHRSHVVKSWVERHAARIRLFFLPSYSPELNPNELLNHDVKANAVGRQRPRNQTQMINNIRSYLRSTQRHPNVVQNFFHEKHVAYAAA; via the coding sequence ATGAAACTCAAAGACGCTCGCCATCTGTCAGCCAAAGCTCAAGAAGCACTTCGCTACCGAGTGGTAAATGCAGTCGAGAGCGGTATGAGTAAATCAGAAGCAGCGCGTGTTTTCAACGTTTCGCGTACAGCAGTGCATAACTGGACAAAAGTGGTAGCTTCCAGCGGTGCGACATCGTTGAAAGCAAGAAAGCGTGGTCCTCGTGCTAGCTCACGTCTGCTCCCCCATCAAGCGGCAACAGCAGTGAGGTTAATGGAGCAAAAGTGTCCAGACGCTTTAGGATTACCATTTTACTTATGGACACGCGAAGCAGTGCAACAGTTTTTGGCTCAACGGTATGAGCTATCGGTGTCAGTGTGGACAATAGGGCGTTATCTCAAGAAATGGGGTTTTACACCACAAAAACCGCTGCGTCGGGCATACGAACAGGATCGCAAGGCAGTGCAGTACTGGTTAGAAACTGAGTATCCCCAGATTTGTCGTAAAGCCCATCAAGAAAAAGCACAAATTCACTGGGGAGACGAAATGGGAGTCCGCTCGGATTATCAAGCAGGACGTTCCTATGGACGAACTGGACAAACGCCAGTTGTGTTAGGGACAGGTAAGCGCTTTAGCTGCAATATGATTTCAACAATTACCAATCGTGGCAAGCTGTACTTCAAGTTATTCACACAACGGTTTGATGCCGCGCTCATGCTTGATTTCCTGCGGCGTTTGATTCGTCAGTGTGACCAAAAGGTGTTTCTGATTGTAGATAGTCATCCTGTGCATCGCTCTCACGTAGTTAAAAGCTGGGTTGAGCGTCATGCCGCTCGCATCCGCCTGTTTTTCTTGCCTTCTTATAGCCCTGAACTAAACCCAAATGAGCTACTCAACCATGATGTTAAAGCCAATGCTGTTGGGCGGCAACGTCCCAGAAATCAAACACAGATGATTAACAACATCCGTAGCTATTTACGTAGCACACAACGTCACCCTAACGTTGTGCAAAACTTCTTCCACGAGAAACACGTTGCTTATGCAGCTGCCTAG
- the aac(6') gene encoding aminoglycoside 6'-N-acetyltransferase: protein MNIVKVTQADFEEWLNLALELWTDYSTEEMQVSLTEILNAPHQSAVLVRTGTERAIAFMNLSLRSDYVPGATQSPVAFIEGIYVKPEYQKQGVGKALIQYAEQWAQAQGCIELASDALLENTASHAFHRQVGFQEVERLVAFIKPISS from the coding sequence GTGAACATTGTCAAAGTAACCCAAGCTGATTTCGAGGAATGGCTCAATCTAGCATTAGAACTTTGGACAGATTACTCAACTGAAGAAATGCAGGTCAGTCTAACCGAAATTCTTAACGCTCCTCATCAGTCAGCAGTTCTCGTGAGAACTGGGACGGAAAGAGCCATTGCATTTATGAATCTTTCTCTTCGATCGGACTATGTTCCCGGTGCGACTCAAAGCCCAGTTGCTTTTATCGAAGGAATTTATGTCAAGCCGGAGTATCAAAAACAGGGAGTAGGCAAAGCGTTGATCCAGTATGCAGAACAATGGGCACAAGCACAAGGCTGTATCGAATTGGCTTCAGATGCTTTACTAGAGAACACAGCAAGTCATGCGTTTCACCGTCAGGTTGGCTTCCAAGAAGTGGAACGACTTGTTGCCTTCATCAAGCCCATTAGCTCCTGA